From Mesorhizobium sp. Pch-S:
AGCCCCTTCGGGCTGGGGAACGGACCATGGCATCCCGAGCAGGCGGTGAGTTTCGAGCAGGCGCTGTTTTCCTACACCCAGGCCGGAGCCAACATGACGCCATGGGGCGACCAGATCGGGTCGATCAGCGTCGGCAAATGGGCCGACTTCGTGATCGTCGATGGCACTCTTTCGGATCCGCTCGACCGCTCGATCCGCCAGCGCAAGGTCGAGGCGACCTACCTCGCCGGCAACGAAGTCTATCGCAAACCGTAGCAACAACAGCAGACCTCCCGACACAAGACTTCGGGAGGTCGCTTCCCGCCGGCACCAGCCTGCAGGAAAATCGCCCGTCGCTACCTGGCGACGCGCGGCAGATTCAAGATCTGCTCGGTCGTCAGAATGTCACCGAAAGTATCGTCGATCGAAGCCAACGCTGCGCGATGCAGCGTGTCGTGAGCAATGGTCTGGTCATTGCCGGTATCGAGATCGCGTGTTGCGCAGGCGTCTTCCGCCACGATCACGGTGTAACCGAGCGGCACCGCGTCACGTGCAGCACCAGCCACGCAGGCGTGCGTCATCAGGCCGGTTATGATCAGCGTATCGACCCCGGATCGTTTCAGGCGCTGGTCGATGTCGGTTGTCGGAAACACGCTGACCGACGATTTGCGCAGGATGACATGGTTGGCTGCCGGCTGGCTGTCACGGTGGAATGCAGAGGCCTCGCTGTCTTCGGCGAAAACCGGGCTGCCAGCGGGGGTGACGTGCTGGACATGATAGACAGTGGTGCCTTCGGCGTCGGCACGCTCGACAAGGCGCCGGGCATTATCCAGTGCCTTCGTGCCATCAGGGATCGGCATCTTGCCGCTGAAATACTCGTTCTGGAAATCGATCACCAACAGGGCAGTCCTGGCAGGATCGAGATGCTCGGGTGCCGGCGCGCCGGCGATGGCGCGGATGGTTGGATGTTGTGCCACGGAACTTCCTTTCCTTGCGTTTTCCGATGGCATCTGGTCCCAAAATCTGCAGATCGACAAAAGTGGCCTGAATGACAATATGTGATATGTTCTGGCCAACTTGTTCCGCCGGTCGTTTTCCAATGCACACAATCGCCGTCGTCGCCTTCGAAGGCATCAGCCCGTTTCATCTCTCGGTGCCCTGCGTCGTGTTCGGCGACGATCTGCTGAAGCTCGGCGCACCACGCTACCGCCTGTTGATCTGCGGCGAGCAGATCGGGCCAGTTGCCACCATGTCCGGTTTTCGGATCGATGTGGAACACGACCTCACCAGACTGGCGGAAGCGGATACGATTATCGTGCCCGCCTGGCGTGATCCCGACGAGCGACCTTCGCGAGCGCTGCTGCAGGCGCTCCGGACGGCGCATGCGCGCGGCGCACGCATGGTCGGCCTGTGCCTCGGCACTTTTGTCCTCGCCGAAGCAGGTCTGCTTGACGGGCGCACGGTGTCCACGCATTGGGCCTGGGCCGACGAGTTCGAGCGCGACCACCCGCATGTCGCCTTGAACCAGAACGCTCTTTACATCGACGACGGCGATATCCTGACGTCAGCCGGGACGGCCGCTGCTCTCGATTGCTGCCTGCATATAGTGCGCCGCGATCACGGTGCGGAGATCGCCAACCGTGTGGCGCGGCGCCTGGTGGTCGCACCACATCGTCATGGCGGCCAGGCGCAATACATCGAAAAGCCATTGCCGACGGGTGGCGACCAGGATCAGATCGGCACGGCAATCGGCTGGGCGATCGAGCATCTCCATGAACCTTTGAGCCTCGACCAGCTTGCGGCGCGCGCGGGCATGAGCCTGCGCAGCTTCACCCGGCATTTCCGCAACAAGACCGGCACGACCTTCACGCAGTGGTTGCTGAACCATCGCCTCGCCGCAGCGCAACGCCTGCTGGAGACCGGATCGTGCTCGATCGACCATATAGCCGAGATGGCGGGCTTTGGCTCGACGGTGTCGCTGCGCCAGCATTTTACGCGAGCTTTTTCGATCTCGCCGGCCAGCTATCGCCGCCAGTTCCAGAAGAAACCTGCACGGGAAGATGCCTGACCACGAGAACGCCCTCTCCGTCCCCCGACCATTCTCCTCCAGGCAGGCCCGGCAGCTTGACTTAGGCAGGTCTGTCGTCTGTTGATACGCACGGGCGGGTTCAAAGGACGAATTGACGGGAGGTATATTCTTCAGATGAAACGTTTCATCGCGATTTTACTGGCTGCTGCGGGATCGGTGCTGGCGTCCATGGCCAACGCCGCACCGGAGAAAATCATTCTCGATACGGACTTCAGCACCATCGGCGACGATGGCCAGACACTCATCATGGCGGCGCAATTGCAACAAGAAGGGATGATCGACCTGCTCGGCGTCACGGTGGTGACCGGCAACAACTGGCTCAAACAGGAGGTCGCCGATGCATTAAGGGCGGTCGAGCGCCTCGGGATCGACGAGAAGGTTGGCGTGTATGCCGGGGCAAACCTTCCACTCGTCCACGATCCACGCAGTTTCGAACACGAACGTGCGCTGTTCGGCTTCGGCGAAAGCTACAAGACTGCATTCCATCGTCCGCAACCGACCGACAAGGATCTGATTGCCCCACCGGACGGCTTTGCCACCAGGGCGAAGTTACGGCAGGAAAACGCCGTCGATTTCATTATCGATACGGTCAAGGCAAATCCCGGTGAAGTGTCGCTGCTGGTCATAGGTCCGGCCACCAACATCGCCCTCGCGATCCGCAAGAATCCGGAAATCGTGCCGTTGATCAAGCGGATCGTCTACATGGCCGGCGCCGTTGACGTGAAAGGCAACACGACGCCAGCCGCTGAAATGAATGTCTGGATCGACCCGGAGGCTGCCCGCATCGTCATGCGAGAGCCCATCGCGCAAGCCCTCATCCCGCTCGACGTCACCGACATCACCCAGATCGGGAAAGCGGAATTCGACCGCATCGTCGCCAAGGAAGGACCCGTGCAGAAACTGCTGGGCGACAGCTGGATGGCCAAGCGCTTCGCCAAGGATGCCAACGCCAAGGCAAATGTGTTCGACACGCTGGCGCTTGCCTACCTTGTCGACCCGACTTTCGCGACCAAGGTCGAAGACCTCTTCATCGATGTGGATATCGCCTACGGTCCAAGCTATGGCCGTACGCTCGGCTACTGGAAAGAGCAGCCGACACCGCTCCTGCAAAAGGTGAAGGTGGTGAAGGAGTTCGACAACAAACGCTTCAATGACTTCTACGTCGACCTGCTCACCAGACCGGTTCCCGTTGCGAAAGACTAGAGGGCCGCGCGTCCTTTTGGACGCGCAAAGGTCGCTCTAGCACTTTGAATTTGCGCATGATCCTTTCCGAAAATCGATTCCGATTGTCGGGGTCATGCCTAGGCGCAAATCCAGGCAAAGGCTGCTGTCCAGGCGGCCTTTGCCGCCAGCCATCACATCCGGCCGGCGGAAGAAGATTGGCAAGATGATGTCTCCATCCTCGCGCGGAGGGAGCGACCTGGGTTCCCTTAAAGCGACGGATAATGCAGGATCGAATCGGTATCAGTTGCCCCCGTTTGATTTGCCCGAGACAGCCGCGAGATTTTCATGAAGATCGTCACCTGGAACATCAACGGCGTACGCGCCCGCATCGAAAACCTCGTCCACTGGCTGGAAGAAAGCCAGCCAGACATCGTCTGTCTCCAGGAGATCAAGACCGTCGACGAGCAGTTCCCGCGCCTCGAGGTGGAAGCGCTCGGCTACCATGTCGAGACGCACGGCCAAAAGGGTTTCAACGGCGTCGCCATTCTGTCGAAACTGCGCTTCGACGAGGTCAATCGCGGCTTGCCGGGCGACGACGCCGACGAGCATGCCCGTTTCATCGAGGGCGTGTTCTCCACCGACAAAGGCGCGCTGCGCGTCGTGTCGCTCTATCTGCCGAACGGCAATCCGATCAGCGATCCGGTGAAGTTTCCCTACAAACTCTCGTGGATGGCACGGTTGGAGCGATGGGCCCGGCAGCGGCTGGCGCTGGAGGAGGCATTGGTGCTGGCTGGCGACTACAATGTCATTCCCGAAGCCATTGACGCCAGAAATCCTGAAGCATGGCTGGGCGACGCGCTGTTCCAACCAGAGACGCGACAGGCATTCCGGCGCCTGCTGAATCTTGGTTTCACCGAAGCCGTGCGCTCCGTTACCGATGCCCCGGGCGTCTATACGTTCTGGGATTACCAGGCCGGCGCCTGGCAGAAGAACAACGGCATCCGCATCGACCACCTGCTTTTGTCACCCGAGGCAGCGAACCGTTTCGCCGCGGCATCGATCGAAAAGCATGTTCGCGCGTGGGAAAAGCCGTCAGACCATGTGCCGGTGGCAGTGGACCTGACGCTCACTGCGGCGTGATCGCGCGAGCAAGCAGGCATCTGATAGTAAGCGGCTAGAAGCAGGCTACGACTACTGCTCGGCCCCGGTGACACCCTTGGCCAGCATGTCATCGGCCAGCGAGATGGCGGTGCGCCGATCGGCCTCGCCGGAAACCGCAAAAGCCTCTTCCTGCATGGAGCGAATCCACGGCTGATCGGCCGGTGTCGCGCGCGAAAGCGCGGCCGTCATCATGGCCAGCCCACGCACCACCTTGCCGCTCTGGAACAACAGGTTGCCAAGCGTTGCCTGTGCGCCGGCGTGCCCCTTTTCGGCGGCAAGCTGCAGCCAGCGGCCTGCTTGCCTGACGCTGGCCTTTGCACCGCCCTCGCCCTTCAGGAACATCTTGCCCAATTCGTACTGGGCATTCGGATTGCGGTAGTTTGCGGCAGCGCGCGTGAAATACTCCTGCGCAGTCACAGGGTCTGCGCTGACGGGGCTGCCAGGGATGCCTTGCTTCAGGTAATCGCCCAAAGCAACCAGTGCATCCGAAACGTAGCTTTCTTCCGGCGAGCCGGGCTCGACATCCTGCTCGGCGATTTCAGAGAAGAACTTATAGGCCGCGTAGTCGTCCTGGGCGACGCCATCGCCCTCGGCATACATGCGCGCCAGCTTCCAGGTCGCACCGATCTGGCCGTTCTCGGCGGCATATTTATAGGCTTCAACAGCCTGTTCCTTGTGGCCGTTCTTGTAGGCCGAGAAGCCGAACTGAAAGACTTCCCATGGACTGGACTTCGGCTTCACGCCACTCTTGTCGTCGAAAACCTTTTCATCGAAGGCAAAAGCCTGCCCCGCGGCGCCGAGGGTCGCCACCGCGACCAGCACCGTCAAAACAGAAGATCTTGCCAACTCACCAACCCGCATGGCTGCGCATTTCTTTCGTGTCGCCCATGCGGACGATCGAACCCGTACCGGCCAGCGACTTCGCGGCCACACTTTTGCGCGGCGCATTGCGCTGAGACTCATATTCAGATGAATTCTGCCACGCATTTTCGGCCAAACTGCGGTTGAAACCGCGCAGCGAAATGGCGGCCGCGCTGCGGTTCAACTGGCTGGCATTGATAAACACGCTGGCGTTCATTTCCATTCCTGCCGCGGCCATGCGGCCCATCCCTTGCGCCAACCGTCTTCGGTCTTGCCGGGGCCCTATCGAAGTGCTCCGGGTTTATGGCGGGAAATGGGCATCGCGTCCGTGTCGACTTCTTAGCCGATGGCTTGTTTCGAAACTGTTGCCGAAACGTCACAATTATGAATGGGTCCGTAGATGTTGCATTTACGGCACGGGCCTACGCAGCGACGCAGCAAACTCCCCAGGCGATATCCCAACACGTGGAAGAAACAAAAAAGCCGGGCACCCGGCCCGGCTTTTTTGTTCAAAATGAAGGACTTACCACTTGATGCTGTAACCGCCGTTGAAAGCAATGGCGTAGCCCGACTTGACACCCTGGTTGGTGCCTGGAGCGTATTTGGTTTCCTCACCGGAGCCGAGATAGCTGAAGCCAATGCCGCCACGGAACTCGCCACCGATGCCGTCCTTGTAGGAACCGCCGACAGCCAGCGTATAGGTGTCACCAATGACGTCCCAGCCGGTGCCAACACCCTGGTCCCAGGTCAGGCTGGCGAAACCCGAAACGCTATCGTTGAAAGCATGGCCGACACCGCCGGTGACAGTCCAGCCATCCTTCCAGAAATACTTGTCCGAAGAGATGGTCACGCCGCCAATCTTGGAACGAACGTCGAGCGTGGTCAGCTGGCTCCAGTCGGTCCACTTGACGCTACCGAACGCCAGCCAGCCCGGCGCGACGCCAGTCTGCAGTTTGAACTCGACGCTCTGTGGCAGATTGCCGACACCGATCGCATCCACCGGAACCGGTGCGTTCGGGCCAGCCTGCTGAATGATCTGGAGAAAACGGGCCTGAAGCGGCGTTCCCGCCGTTGCCTGGGCCAGCACCGCGGCCGGGGCTGTCAAACCACCGTCTGCTCCATACTTCGTGCCCGAGCGGTACATGACCTGACCACGCAAGGCGATGTCCGGAATTTCATAGGCGGCGCCGATGCGGTAGCCATATTCCTGGCCCTTGAGATTCAGGGTAGCGTTGCCCAGGCCCAGTGCCGCGTAAGAGTTCACGCGATTGTAGTCGAACTTCTCCATGAAGCCGCCGCCAAGCACCCAGAGCTTGCCTGTGCCGACATCAAATCCGACACCGCAGGTCAGTGCCGATTCATAGGTCGTGAACTCTTCGGAAATCTTGCCGCTCAGCGTCGGAAAGTCATACTTTGCGTTGCCGCCATTGTTGTTCACCAGCGTGCCGGCGCAACGCAGGTTTTCGGTCAGGTTGAACTTCACCGCAGCCGACGGAATGACATAGTCCTCGGCATAGTCGGTACCAACAAGCTTCGGATTGCCGTTCTTGTTGAACTTACGAGTCGGCGTCACATAAGTAACGCTCGAGCGCATGTTGAAGTTGCCCTGCTCGAAAAGGATATCCGTATCGGCCGAGCCGCGAGAGAAGCCGCCGGCGTTCGCCGAGCCGAACGTCGCCAGCGACATGCACCCTGCCCCCAGGAGCGCCTTGATACGTAGAGTGGTCATGAAATTCTCTCCCCGGAAATTCGTGCACCAAGCTAGAGCCAATTCGCGTTAATGAGGCAATAAGGAATTTCAAGGCGTACAAGTACAGTTTTTTACTGTGACGCCGAATACACTGCGTATACTCGCCCTCACCCCAGGCCGAACACCAAAAAGCCACCATTTTTGAAGGCTGGCGCAGCAAAATCGCTGCTAAATTTGCGGGAAACACCCGAAAAAGCCGTATTTTACGGGATGCGAGCCCGCATTGTTACATTATGGCAACAATGCGGTTCAAAACTTTCCCTTTACGTCAATTGTGACGCTGCGGAATGCTGTTTCCGGGTGCCTGCGACCGTTTTGAAAGCACCGGACGCAACGTCAGAATCGCCTCTCCGGCAGGCAGATTCTGCCCGCCGGATTCGGCGTCAATACCTGCCGGACTCAGCCGGCGTCGCGCACGCGGGTAAGCGCGGCCGAAAGCTTCGCCTGCTGCTCGTTGTATTCGACGAGCTTCTCGCGCTCGGCCTCGACCACCTCTTCCGGCGCATTGGCAACGAACTTCTCGTTCGACAGCTTCTTGTGCAGGCGGGCGATCTCCTCCGTCACCTTGGCCAGCTCCTTCTGCAGGCGCGCAGCTTCAGCGGCGAGATCGATCAGGCTTCCCAAAGGCAGGCAGGCCGTCGCCTCGCCCAGCACGATCTGTGCCGAGCCTTTCGGCGCGATATCGCCGTGCGATATCTCACCAATCCGGGACAGCCGCTTGATCGCGGCGTCATGGCGCACCAGCCGTTCCCGGGTGGTAGCGTTGGCGCCAATGACCACCAGCGGTGCGATCGCCGCCGGCGGCACGTTCATCTCCGAACGCACCGAACGGATGCCGGTGACCAGATCGATCAGCCAGTTGATATCGTCCGCGGCCTCGGCGTCTTCGAAATCCGGCGACGGCCATGACGCATGGCAGAGCAACGAGGAACGTTCCTTGCCTTCACCTGCCGTCTCGGCCCACAACTCTTCCGTCATGAACGGCATCATGGGATGGAGCAGCTTGTAGATCTCGTCCAGCACAAAGGCGACGCAAGCGCGGCTTTCGGCCTTGGCGGCCTCATCCTCGCCCATGAACACCGGCTTCAGCAGCTCGAGGTACCAGTCACAGAACTGGTTCCAGACAAACCGGTAGGCGGCGCCTGCTGCCTCGTTGAAACGATACGACGTGATCGCATCGGTGATCTCGCGCGCCGCGCGGGTCAATTCGGTCAGGATCCAGCGGTTCACCGCCAGCTTGGCATCGTTCAGCCAGAACGTATCGTCGCGAGCCACACCGTTCATCTCGGCGAAACGCGTTGCGTTCCAGAGCTTGGTGCCGAAATTGCGATAGCCGGCGATGCGAGCCGGGTCGAGCTTCACGTCACGTCCCTGCGCGGCCATGACCGCCAGGGTGAAACGCAGGGCGTCCGCGCCGTATTCGTCGATCAGTTCGAGCGGGTCGATGACGTTGCCTTTCGACTTCGACATCTTCTGCCCGTTCTTGTCGCGCACCAGAGCATGCACATAGACGGTGTGGAATGGCTCCTCGTCCATGAAGTGCAGGCCCATCATCATCATGCGGGCGACCCAGAAGAAGATGATGTCGAAACCGGTCACCAGCACATCCGTCTGGTAGTAGGTCTTCAGCTCCGGCGTCTTGTCCGGCCAGCCGAGCGTCGAGAACGGCCACAGCGCAGATGAGAACCAGGTGTCGAGGACATCTTCGTCACGGGTCAGGATCTCTCCCGGCTGGAAATTCTCCAGCTTCTCCTCGACCCAGGCCTTCCAGGGACCTTCGTGGGCGAGATAGTGCTGGATGGCGGCCTCGAGTGCCTCTTCCTCGCTCTTCTCGACAAAGATATGCCCGTCCGGGCCATACCAGGCCGGAATCTGGTGGCCCCACCAAAGCTGGCGCGAGATGCACCAGGGCTCGATGTTCTCCATCCAGTCGTAATAGGTCTTTTCCCAGTTCTTCGGCACGAATTTGGTGCGGCCCTCGCGCACCGATGCCAGCGCCGGCTTTGCAAGGACCTTGGCGTCAAGGAACCACTGGTCGGTCAACATCGGCTCGATCACGACATTCGACCGGTCGCCGAAGGGCTGCATCAGCTTCTTCTTTTCCACAAAGGGAATGTCGTTGCCTTCAGCATCCTTGACCGTAACGGCAAGCCCTTCCGCCGTGATCGCCTCAACGATCAGCTTGCGGGCAGCATATCGGTCAAGGCCGCGATATTCGTCCGGAACCAGATTGATCGCGTCGACTTCGGCCTCGTTCGGCACGTTTCCGGAACGAGCGATTTCCAGCGCCTGCGCCGCATAGTCGGCATAAGGCTCACCGTCCGCGCGCATGGCGGCCTGCGTGTCCATCAGCCGGTAGAGCGGAATGTTGTTGCGGCGCGCGACCTGATAGTCGTTGAAGTCATGCGCACCGGTGATCTTGACCGCACCTGAACCGAAGGTCGGATCCGGATATTCGTCCGTGATGATCGGGATCAGGCGCCGGTGCTCCTTCGGGCCGACCGGAATCTCGCAAAGCTTGCCAACGATCGGCGCGTAACGCTCGTCCGAGGGATGAACAGCCACCGCGCCATCGCCCAGCATCGTCTCCGGTCGGGTGGTCGCAATCGAGATGTAGTTGCGCTCTTCCTCCAGTGTGACGTTCCCGTCCGCATCCTTCTCGACATAAGTGTAGGTTTCGCCACCAGCCAGAGGATACTTGAAGTGCCACATATGGCCGTCGGCTTCCCTGTTCTCGACCTCGAGGTCCGAGATAGCCGTCTCGAATTGCGGATCCCAGTTCACCAACCGCTTGCCGCGGTAGATCAAGCCTTCCTTGTGCAATGTGACGAACACTTCGAGTACGGCCTTCGACAGGCCCTCGTCCATGGTGAAGCGCTCGCGCGACCAATCCGCCGACGCACCCAGCCGCTTGAGCTGATTGAAGATGGCGCCGCCAGATTCGTCCTTCCACTCCCAGACCTTGTCGACGAACTGCTCCCGGGTGAGGTCGCGC
This genomic window contains:
- a CDS encoding isochorismatase family cysteine hydrolase, giving the protein MAQHPTIRAIAGAPAPEHLDPARTALLVIDFQNEYFSGKMPIPDGTKALDNARRLVERADAEGTTVYHVQHVTPAGSPVFAEDSEASAFHRDSQPAANHVILRKSSVSVFPTTDIDQRLKRSGVDTLIITGLMTHACVAGAARDAVPLGYTVIVAEDACATRDLDTGNDQTIAHDTLHRAALASIDDTFGDILTTEQILNLPRVAR
- a CDS encoding helix-turn-helix domain-containing protein: MHTIAVVAFEGISPFHLSVPCVVFGDDLLKLGAPRYRLLICGEQIGPVATMSGFRIDVEHDLTRLAEADTIIVPAWRDPDERPSRALLQALRTAHARGARMVGLCLGTFVLAEAGLLDGRTVSTHWAWADEFERDHPHVALNQNALYIDDGDILTSAGTAAALDCCLHIVRRDHGAEIANRVARRLVVAPHRHGGQAQYIEKPLPTGGDQDQIGTAIGWAIEHLHEPLSLDQLAARAGMSLRSFTRHFRNKTGTTFTQWLLNHRLAAAQRLLETGSCSIDHIAEMAGFGSTVSLRQHFTRAFSISPASYRRQFQKKPAREDA
- a CDS encoding nucleoside hydrolase, whose product is MKRFIAILLAAAGSVLASMANAAPEKIILDTDFSTIGDDGQTLIMAAQLQQEGMIDLLGVTVVTGNNWLKQEVADALRAVERLGIDEKVGVYAGANLPLVHDPRSFEHERALFGFGESYKTAFHRPQPTDKDLIAPPDGFATRAKLRQENAVDFIIDTVKANPGEVSLLVIGPATNIALAIRKNPEIVPLIKRIVYMAGAVDVKGNTTPAAEMNVWIDPEAARIVMREPIAQALIPLDVTDITQIGKAEFDRIVAKEGPVQKLLGDSWMAKRFAKDANAKANVFDTLALAYLVDPTFATKVEDLFIDVDIAYGPSYGRTLGYWKEQPTPLLQKVKVVKEFDNKRFNDFYVDLLTRPVPVAKD
- the xth gene encoding exodeoxyribonuclease III; translated protein: MKIVTWNINGVRARIENLVHWLEESQPDIVCLQEIKTVDEQFPRLEVEALGYHVETHGQKGFNGVAILSKLRFDEVNRGLPGDDADEHARFIEGVFSTDKGALRVVSLYLPNGNPISDPVKFPYKLSWMARLERWARQRLALEEALVLAGDYNVIPEAIDARNPEAWLGDALFQPETRQAFRRLLNLGFTEAVRSVTDAPGVYTFWDYQAGAWQKNNGIRIDHLLLSPEAANRFAAASIEKHVRAWEKPSDHVPVAVDLTLTAA
- a CDS encoding tetratricopeptide repeat protein — protein: MRVGELARSSVLTVLVAVATLGAAGQAFAFDEKVFDDKSGVKPKSSPWEVFQFGFSAYKNGHKEQAVEAYKYAAENGQIGATWKLARMYAEGDGVAQDDYAAYKFFSEIAEQDVEPGSPEESYVSDALVALGDYLKQGIPGSPVSADPVTAQEYFTRAAANYRNPNAQYELGKMFLKGEGGAKASVRQAGRWLQLAAEKGHAGAQATLGNLLFQSGKVVRGLAMMTAALSRATPADQPWIRSMQEEAFAVSGEADRRTAISLADDMLAKGVTGAEQ
- a CDS encoding outer membrane protein transport protein; the encoded protein is MTTLRIKALLGAGCMSLATFGSANAGGFSRGSADTDILFEQGNFNMRSSVTYVTPTRKFNKNGNPKLVGTDYAEDYVIPSAAVKFNLTENLRCAGTLVNNNGGNAKYDFPTLSGKISEEFTTYESALTCGVGFDVGTGKLWVLGGGFMEKFDYNRVNSYAALGLGNATLNLKGQEYGYRIGAAYEIPDIALRGQVMYRSGTKYGADGGLTAPAAVLAQATAGTPLQARFLQIIQQAGPNAPVPVDAIGVGNLPQSVEFKLQTGVAPGWLAFGSVKWTDWSQLTTLDVRSKIGGVTISSDKYFWKDGWTVTGGVGHAFNDSVSGFASLTWDQGVGTGWDVIGDTYTLAVGGSYKDGIGGEFRGGIGFSYLGSGEETKYAPGTNQGVKSGYAIAFNGGYSIKW
- a CDS encoding valine--tRNA ligase is translated as MLEKTYDAKSVEPKIAKIWEEANAFRAGAGAEEGAEPFSIVIPPPNVTGSLHMGHALNNTLQDILVRFERMRGKNVLWQPGMDHAGIATQMVVERRLMERQIHRRDLTREQFVDKVWEWKDESGGAIFNQLKRLGASADWSRERFTMDEGLSKAVLEVFVTLHKEGLIYRGKRLVNWDPQFETAISDLEVENREADGHMWHFKYPLAGGETYTYVEKDADGNVTLEEERNYISIATTRPETMLGDGAVAVHPSDERYAPIVGKLCEIPVGPKEHRRLIPIITDEYPDPTFGSGAVKITGAHDFNDYQVARRNNIPLYRLMDTQAAMRADGEPYADYAAQALEIARSGNVPNEAEVDAINLVPDEYRGLDRYAARKLIVEAITAEGLAVTVKDAEGNDIPFVEKKKLMQPFGDRSNVVIEPMLTDQWFLDAKVLAKPALASVREGRTKFVPKNWEKTYYDWMENIEPWCISRQLWWGHQIPAWYGPDGHIFVEKSEEEALEAAIQHYLAHEGPWKAWVEEKLENFQPGEILTRDEDVLDTWFSSALWPFSTLGWPDKTPELKTYYQTDVLVTGFDIIFFWVARMMMMGLHFMDEEPFHTVYVHALVRDKNGQKMSKSKGNVIDPLELIDEYGADALRFTLAVMAAQGRDVKLDPARIAGYRNFGTKLWNATRFAEMNGVARDDTFWLNDAKLAVNRWILTELTRAAREITDAITSYRFNEAAGAAYRFVWNQFCDWYLELLKPVFMGEDEAAKAESRACVAFVLDEIYKLLHPMMPFMTEELWAETAGEGKERSSLLCHASWPSPDFEDAEAADDINWLIDLVTGIRSVRSEMNVPPAAIAPLVVIGANATTRERLVRHDAAIKRLSRIGEISHGDIAPKGSAQIVLGEATACLPLGSLIDLAAEAARLQKELAKVTEEIARLHKKLSNEKFVANAPEEVVEAEREKLVEYNEQQAKLSAALTRVRDAG